The Microbacterium luteum genome includes a region encoding these proteins:
- the sdhC gene encoding succinate dehydrogenase, cytochrome b556 subunit, with product MSAPAREVPTVSQTTSRVPRGTLYRGNEGMWSWVLHRITGVAIFFFLLVHVLDTSLIRVSPEAYDIVIGAYKNPLMGIGEVALVGAIAYHAYNGLRIILVDFWSKGARYQRQLWWGVLGLWAVTMAGFVPRHLINVFSDLGGGH from the coding sequence GTGTCTGCTCCAGCACGCGAGGTACCGACGGTGTCGCAGACGACATCGCGAGTGCCCCGAGGAACCCTCTATCGCGGCAACGAGGGGATGTGGTCCTGGGTTCTGCACCGCATCACCGGTGTCGCGATCTTCTTCTTCCTGCTCGTGCACGTGCTCGACACGTCGCTGATCCGCGTGTCGCCGGAGGCCTACGACATCGTCATCGGCGCCTACAAGAACCCGCTGATGGGCATTGGCGAGGTCGCCCTCGTCGGCGCCATCGCGTACCACGCCTACAACGGGCTGCGCATCATCCTCGTCGACTTCTGGTCCAAGGGCGCGCGCTACCAGCGGCAGCTGTGGTGGGGAGTCCTGGGGCTCTGGGCGGTCACGATGGCCGGGTTCGTTCCGCGTCACCTCATCAACGTCTTCTCCGATCTGGGAGGGGGCCACTGA
- a CDS encoding exodeoxyribonuclease III, with product MSELLRIASVNVNGIRAAVRKGMIEWLDATEVDVLALQEVRADADQLAHALPGWEIVADEATAKGRAGVAILTRTPVAAVRTELGAPEFDSAGRWIEADLVVAGESLTVVSAYVHTGEAETPRQDEKWAFLDAMDERLPALRAASPLSLVMGDLNVGHRELDIKNWRGNRKKSGFLPRERAYFDRWLAAEGTEVEAVDGTRGTGLGWVDVGRRHHGDVEGPYTWWSMRGRAFDNDTGWRIDYHLATPELADRVEGYRIDRASTWDTRWSDHAPVIADYRIGSV from the coding sequence GTGTCTGAGCTCCTTCGCATCGCCTCCGTCAACGTCAACGGCATCCGGGCCGCCGTCCGCAAGGGGATGATCGAATGGCTCGACGCCACCGAGGTCGACGTGCTCGCGCTGCAAGAGGTGCGCGCCGACGCCGACCAGCTCGCGCACGCGCTGCCCGGGTGGGAGATCGTCGCTGACGAGGCGACGGCGAAGGGGCGCGCCGGCGTCGCCATCCTCACCCGCACCCCCGTGGCCGCCGTGCGCACCGAGCTGGGCGCGCCCGAGTTCGATTCCGCCGGCCGCTGGATCGAGGCCGACCTCGTCGTCGCCGGGGAGAGCCTCACGGTCGTCAGCGCCTACGTGCACACCGGCGAGGCCGAAACTCCCCGCCAAGACGAGAAGTGGGCCTTCCTCGACGCGATGGACGAGCGTCTCCCGGCGCTCCGCGCCGCATCCCCGCTCTCCCTCGTCATGGGCGATCTCAACGTCGGTCACCGGGAACTCGACATCAAGAACTGGCGAGGCAATAGGAAGAAGAGCGGATTCCTCCCCCGCGAGCGCGCCTACTTCGACCGTTGGCTCGCAGCCGAGGGTACCGAGGTCGAGGCCGTCGACGGCACACGCGGCACCGGCCTCGGCTGGGTCGACGTCGGCCGCCGCCACCACGGCGACGTGGAGGGGCCCTACACGTGGTGGTCCATGCGCGGTCGAGCGTTCGACAACGACACCGGATGGCGCATCGACTACCACCTCGCCACCCCGGAACTCGCCGACCGGGTCGAGGGCTACCGCATCGATCGCGCATCCACGTGGGACACCCGGTGGAGCGACCACGCGCCGGTGATCGCGGACTATCGGATCGGATCCGTCTGA
- the sdhA gene encoding succinate dehydrogenase flavoprotein subunit produces the protein MTTETADSYVKDGVHYHQFDIVIVGAGGAGMRAAIEAGPGAKTAVISKLYPTRSHTGAAQGGMAAALANVEEDSWEWHTFDTVKGGDYLVDQDAAEILAKEAIDAVIDLENMGLPFNRTPEGKIDQRRFGGHTAEHGKNPVRRACYAADRTGHMILQTLFQNCVKLGINFFNEFYVLDLLTVKDADGATKVSGVVAYELATGDLHVFQSKAVVFATGGFGKIFKTTSNAHTLTGDGVGIVWRKGLPLEDMEFFQFHPTGLAGLGILLTEGARGEGAILRNASGERFMERYAPTIKDLAPRDIVARCMVQEVAEGRGAGPHKDYVLLDCTHLGAEVLETKLPDITEFARTYLGVDPVVEPVPVMPTAHYAMGGIPTNVAAEVLSDNDTVVPGLYAAGECACVSVHGSNRLGTNSLLDINVFGKRAGRNAVAYVQDAEFVPLPEDPAGAVRDLIEGLRAGTGTERIAVLRKTLQDEMDKKAQVFRTDESLGEMLETIEELRERFKNIHVDDKGKRFNTDLLEAVELGFLLDIAEVVVVAARNRKESRGGHMRDDFPKRDDENYMQHTMSYLTGDPHSSHADDHISLGWKPVVITRYQPMERKY, from the coding sequence GTGACCACTGAGACAGCGGACAGCTACGTCAAGGACGGCGTCCACTACCACCAGTTCGACATCGTGATCGTCGGCGCCGGCGGCGCCGGCATGCGGGCGGCGATCGAGGCCGGACCGGGTGCGAAGACCGCGGTCATCTCCAAGCTCTACCCCACGCGATCCCACACCGGCGCGGCGCAGGGCGGCATGGCCGCGGCCCTCGCGAACGTCGAAGAGGACTCGTGGGAGTGGCACACGTTCGACACCGTCAAGGGCGGCGACTACCTCGTCGACCAGGACGCGGCCGAGATCCTCGCGAAGGAGGCCATCGACGCGGTCATCGACCTCGAGAACATGGGGCTTCCGTTCAACCGCACCCCCGAGGGCAAGATCGACCAGCGCCGTTTCGGCGGGCACACCGCCGAGCATGGCAAGAACCCGGTGCGCCGCGCGTGCTACGCGGCCGACCGCACCGGTCACATGATCCTGCAGACGCTGTTCCAGAACTGCGTCAAGCTCGGCATCAACTTCTTCAACGAGTTCTACGTGCTCGACCTGCTCACGGTGAAGGATGCCGACGGCGCGACCAAGGTCTCCGGCGTCGTCGCGTACGAGCTCGCCACCGGCGACCTGCACGTGTTCCAGTCCAAGGCGGTCGTCTTCGCCACCGGCGGGTTCGGCAAGATCTTCAAGACGACCTCCAACGCCCACACGCTCACCGGCGACGGCGTCGGCATCGTGTGGCGCAAGGGCCTGCCGCTGGAGGACATGGAGTTCTTCCAGTTCCACCCGACGGGCCTTGCCGGCCTCGGCATCCTGCTCACCGAGGGCGCCCGCGGCGAGGGCGCGATCCTGCGCAACGCGTCTGGTGAGCGCTTCATGGAGCGCTACGCCCCGACGATCAAGGACCTCGCGCCGCGCGACATCGTCGCCCGCTGCATGGTGCAGGAGGTCGCGGAGGGCCGCGGCGCCGGGCCCCATAAGGACTACGTGCTCCTGGACTGCACGCACCTGGGCGCCGAGGTGCTCGAGACCAAGCTCCCCGACATCACCGAGTTCGCCCGCACGTACCTCGGCGTCGACCCGGTCGTCGAGCCGGTGCCGGTGATGCCGACCGCGCACTACGCGATGGGCGGCATCCCGACCAATGTCGCCGCCGAAGTGCTCAGCGACAACGACACCGTCGTTCCGGGCCTGTACGCCGCGGGAGAATGCGCGTGCGTGTCGGTGCACGGCTCGAACCGCCTGGGCACCAACTCGCTGCTCGACATCAACGTCTTCGGCAAGCGCGCCGGGCGCAACGCCGTCGCCTACGTGCAGGACGCGGAGTTCGTGCCGCTCCCCGAGGATCCCGCCGGCGCCGTGCGCGACCTGATCGAGGGCCTGCGCGCGGGCACCGGCACGGAGCGCATCGCGGTGCTGCGCAAGACCCTGCAGGACGAGATGGACAAGAAGGCCCAGGTCTTCCGCACCGACGAGTCGCTCGGCGAGATGCTCGAGACGATCGAGGAGCTCCGCGAGCGGTTCAAGAACATCCACGTCGACGACAAGGGCAAGCGGTTCAACACCGACCTTCTCGAGGCCGTCGAGCTCGGGTTCCTCCTCGACATCGCCGAGGTCGTCGTGGTCGCGGCCCGCAACCGCAAGGAGAGCCGCGGCGGGCACATGCGCGACGACTTCCCCAAGCGCGACGACGAGAACTACATGCAGCACACCATGTCGTACCTCACCGGCGACCCCCACTCGTCGCACGCCGACGATCACATCTCGCTGGGCTGGAAGCCCGTCGTGATCACCCGCTACCAGCCGATGGAGAGGAAGTACTGA
- a CDS encoding ABC transporter ATP-binding protein: MTLELRGITKRFGSLVANDHIDLVVEPGEIHCLLGENGAGKSTLMNVLYGLYTAEEGDIVIDGEVQHFAGPGDAMAAGIGMVHQHFMLIPVFTVAENVMLGHEDTTGIGALDLDKARSHVNEVAARFGFHIDPDALVGDLPVGAQQRVEIIKALSRDAKVLVFDEPTAVLTPQETDELMGIMRQLRDEGTSIVFITHKLREVREVADRITVIRLGSVVGEAAPTASNAELASLMVGRAVELTVQKDAPQLREGGLVVENLRVVDDTDQIVVDDISFTVRPGEVLAIAGVQGNGQTELTEAIIGLQRKLTGSISLDGEELVGKTVKQIVDEGVGFVPEDRKVEGLVGEFSVADNLILNRSSGAPFFAAATLKRGVLREFAEEKIAEFDIRTQGPDLAAGRLSGGNQQKVVLARELSRDLKLFVASQPTRGIDVGSIEFVHKRIVATRDAGVPVIVVSTELDEVSALADRIAVMYRGRIVGIVPGDAPREVLGLMMAGEKPPVAAADEEVTA; this comes from the coding sequence ATGACGCTCGAGCTTCGAGGGATCACCAAACGCTTCGGCTCACTGGTGGCCAACGACCACATCGATCTGGTGGTCGAGCCGGGAGAGATCCATTGCCTCCTGGGCGAGAACGGCGCCGGCAAGAGCACGCTGATGAACGTGCTGTACGGCCTCTACACCGCGGAGGAGGGCGACATCGTCATCGACGGCGAGGTGCAGCACTTCGCCGGACCGGGCGATGCGATGGCCGCGGGCATCGGCATGGTTCACCAGCACTTCATGCTCATCCCGGTCTTCACCGTCGCCGAGAACGTCATGCTCGGACACGAGGACACCACGGGCATCGGAGCTCTGGACCTCGACAAGGCACGTTCCCACGTGAACGAGGTGGCCGCCCGCTTCGGCTTCCACATCGACCCCGACGCGCTCGTCGGCGACCTGCCGGTCGGGGCGCAGCAGCGCGTCGAGATCATCAAAGCGCTCTCGCGCGACGCGAAGGTGCTCGTGTTCGACGAACCCACCGCCGTCCTCACGCCCCAGGAGACCGACGAGCTGATGGGCATCATGCGTCAGCTGCGCGACGAGGGCACATCCATCGTCTTCATCACCCACAAGCTGCGGGAGGTCCGCGAAGTGGCGGACCGCATCACCGTCATCCGCCTCGGATCGGTCGTCGGCGAGGCCGCGCCGACCGCTTCGAACGCCGAGCTCGCCTCGCTCATGGTCGGCCGTGCCGTCGAGCTGACGGTGCAGAAGGATGCGCCGCAGCTGCGCGAAGGAGGACTCGTCGTCGAGAACCTCCGCGTGGTCGACGACACCGACCAGATCGTCGTCGACGACATCTCCTTCACCGTGCGACCGGGCGAGGTGCTCGCGATCGCGGGGGTGCAGGGCAACGGTCAGACCGAGCTCACCGAGGCCATCATCGGTCTGCAGCGCAAGCTCACCGGCTCGATCTCCCTCGACGGCGAGGAGCTGGTCGGCAAGACCGTCAAGCAGATCGTCGACGAGGGCGTCGGGTTCGTGCCGGAGGATCGCAAGGTCGAAGGGCTCGTCGGCGAGTTCAGCGTCGCCGACAACCTCATCCTCAACCGCTCCAGCGGAGCGCCGTTCTTCGCCGCCGCGACGCTCAAGCGCGGGGTGCTGCGGGAGTTCGCTGAGGAGAAGATCGCCGAGTTCGACATCCGCACCCAGGGCCCGGATCTCGCCGCCGGCCGGCTGTCCGGCGGAAACCAGCAGAAGGTCGTGCTCGCACGAGAGCTCAGCCGCGACCTGAAGCTGTTCGTCGCCTCGCAGCCGACTCGCGGCATCGACGTCGGGTCGATCGAGTTCGTCCACAAGCGCATCGTCGCCACCCGCGACGCCGGCGTTCCGGTGATCGTCGTCTCCACCGAGCTGGATGAGGTCTCCGCGCTCGCCGACCGCATCGCGGTCATGTACCGCGGACGCATCGTGGGCATCGTGCCCGGCGACGCGCCGCGCGAAGTCCTCGGCCTCATGATGGCCGGAGAGAAGCCGCCCGTCGCGGCGGCCGATGAGGAGGTCACCGCGTGA
- a CDS encoding succinate dehydrogenase hydrophobic membrane anchor subunit translates to MSATIADPRSARPASRRRGNLEKWGWMYMRASGVLLVVLIFGHLFVNLMTGDGIHQIDFAFVAGKLASPFWQWWDVLMLWLALIHGANGMRTIVNDYVTHKTTRSVLVWAVWLAAGFLIVLGTLVVFTFDPCLGVTPDSSLWAMCQAA, encoded by the coding sequence ATGTCCGCGACCATCGCCGACCCCCGCTCGGCCCGCCCGGCCAGCCGCCGTCGCGGCAACCTCGAGAAGTGGGGCTGGATGTACATGCGCGCCTCGGGCGTGCTGCTGGTGGTGCTCATCTTCGGCCACCTGTTCGTCAACCTCATGACCGGCGACGGCATCCACCAGATCGACTTCGCGTTCGTGGCCGGAAAGCTCGCCAGCCCGTTCTGGCAGTGGTGGGACGTGCTCATGCTGTGGCTCGCCCTCATCCACGGCGCGAACGGCATGCGCACGATCGTGAACGACTACGTGACCCACAAGACCACGCGAAGCGTGCTGGTGTGGGCGGTGTGGCTCGCCGCGGGCTTCCTCATCGTCCTCGGCACCCTGGTCGTCTTCACCTTCGACCCGTGCCTCGGCGTGACCCCCGACAGCTCGCTGTGGGCGATGTGCCAGGCCGCGTGA
- a CDS encoding mannose-1-phosphate guanylyltransferase, which yields MPEPIADFYAVIPAGGIGSRLWPLSRADAPKFLHDLSGSGQTLLRDTWDRLEPLAGAERISVVTGRAHRAAVEQQLPGIPDKNVFLESEPRDSAAAIGLAAAILHRREPDVIIGSFAADHVIRVPHLFDWAVRQAVETARKGYVCTIGIQPSEASIGFGYIKKGDGIVIDGAPEAALVQSFVEKPDLDTARAYFADRSYLWNAGMFISRADVLLAEIEANQPDLHAGLMELAEAWDDRERRGPVVDRVWPSLTKIAIDYAVAEPAAAKGALAVIPGHFDWDDVGDFASLAKLNSHGRHNDLAILGENARILSDAASGIVVSQTSRVISLIGVRDIVVVDTEDALLVTTSENAQRVKGVVDALKLSGRGDVL from the coding sequence ATGCCTGAGCCGATCGCCGACTTCTACGCCGTCATCCCCGCCGGAGGGATCGGCAGCCGCCTGTGGCCGCTCTCGCGCGCCGACGCGCCGAAGTTCCTGCACGACCTGAGTGGCTCGGGGCAGACGCTGCTGCGCGACACGTGGGACCGCCTGGAACCGCTCGCCGGCGCCGAGCGCATCTCGGTGGTGACCGGTCGTGCGCACCGCGCCGCGGTCGAGCAGCAGCTGCCGGGGATCCCGGACAAGAACGTCTTCCTCGAGTCCGAGCCCCGTGACTCGGCCGCCGCGATCGGGCTGGCCGCCGCCATCCTGCACCGTCGGGAGCCCGACGTGATCATCGGATCGTTCGCGGCCGACCACGTCATCCGCGTGCCGCACCTGTTCGACTGGGCGGTGAGGCAGGCCGTCGAGACGGCTCGCAAGGGCTACGTCTGCACGATCGGCATCCAGCCCTCGGAGGCGTCGATCGGATTCGGCTACATCAAGAAGGGCGACGGCATCGTCATCGACGGCGCGCCCGAGGCGGCCCTTGTGCAGAGCTTCGTGGAGAAGCCCGACCTCGACACGGCCCGGGCCTACTTCGCCGACCGCTCCTACCTGTGGAACGCCGGCATGTTCATCTCGCGTGCGGATGTGCTGCTCGCCGAGATCGAGGCCAATCAGCCGGATCTGCACGCCGGGCTCATGGAACTCGCCGAGGCATGGGACGACCGCGAGCGCCGGGGGCCCGTCGTCGACCGCGTGTGGCCGTCGCTGACGAAGATCGCGATCGACTACGCCGTGGCCGAGCCGGCGGCCGCCAAGGGTGCACTCGCGGTCATCCCGGGGCACTTCGATTGGGACGACGTGGGCGATTTCGCCAGCCTCGCCAAGCTCAACTCGCACGGCCGCCACAACGACCTCGCGATCCTCGGGGAGAACGCGCGCATTCTGTCGGATGCCGCGAGCGGCATCGTGGTGAGCCAGACGTCTCGGGTGATCAGCCTCATCGGCGTGCGCGACATCGTGGTCGTCGACACCGAGGATGCGCTGCTGGTCACCACGAGCGAGAACGCGCAGCGAGTGAAGGGTGTCGTCGACGCGCTCAAACTGTCCGGTCGGGGCGACGTGCTGTGA
- a CDS encoding BMP family lipoprotein — translation MTISRTKKLVGATAAAGLLVALAGCGSAPEDDTTDTAAEGMSDFKACMVSDEGGFNDKSFNQLGLAGLEQASEELGFEIATTESASASDYEANLDNLVAEGCDFIVSVGFLLSAPTVTAAQANPDVEFAIIDDWADNDFDGETDAPNIKPLVFDTAQAAFLGGYAAASYTESGKVGTFGGAKIPPVTIFMDGFQLGVEYYNEQNDTEVEVVGWDIESQEGQFTEEFAANDRAKQVAQGIIDQDVDVLLPVGGPIYQSAAEAIRDSGGDIALMGVDADVYETDPSVADLLLLSILKGMDVAVYEAAVQAANDEFDVTPFVGTLENDGVGISSFHDFEDMVDPDLAAELEEIRAGIIDGSIDATSPASP, via the coding sequence TTGACCATCTCACGCACCAAGAAGCTCGTCGGCGCCACAGCCGCCGCGGGCCTGCTCGTCGCCCTCGCCGGCTGCGGCTCGGCCCCCGAGGACGACACCACCGACACCGCCGCCGAGGGCATGTCCGACTTCAAGGCCTGCATGGTCTCTGACGAGGGCGGCTTCAACGACAAGTCCTTCAACCAGCTGGGCCTGGCCGGCCTCGAGCAGGCGAGTGAGGAACTGGGCTTCGAGATCGCCACGACCGAGTCCGCCTCGGCCAGCGACTACGAGGCGAACCTCGACAACCTCGTGGCCGAGGGCTGCGACTTCATCGTCTCGGTCGGCTTCCTGCTGAGCGCGCCGACGGTCACCGCGGCCCAGGCCAACCCCGACGTCGAGTTCGCCATCATCGACGACTGGGCCGACAACGACTTCGACGGCGAGACCGACGCCCCGAACATCAAGCCGCTGGTCTTCGACACCGCGCAGGCCGCCTTCCTCGGCGGATACGCCGCAGCCTCGTACACCGAGTCGGGCAAGGTCGGCACCTTCGGTGGGGCGAAGATTCCGCCGGTGACGATCTTCATGGACGGCTTCCAGCTCGGCGTGGAGTACTACAACGAGCAGAACGACACCGAGGTCGAGGTCGTCGGCTGGGACATCGAGTCCCAGGAGGGCCAGTTCACCGAGGAGTTCGCCGCGAACGACCGCGCCAAGCAGGTCGCCCAGGGCATCATCGACCAGGACGTCGACGTGCTCCTGCCCGTCGGCGGCCCGATCTACCAGTCGGCCGCTGAGGCGATCCGCGACTCCGGTGGCGACATCGCCCTGATGGGGGTCGACGCCGACGTCTACGAGACCGACCCGTCGGTCGCCGATCTGCTGCTGCTGTCGATCCTCAAGGGGATGGACGTCGCCGTGTACGAGGCCGCTGTGCAGGCAGCGAACGACGAGTTCGACGTCACCCCGTTCGTCGGAACCCTCGAGAACGACGGTGTCGGCATCTCGTCGTTCCACGACTTCGAGGACATGGTCGACCCCGACCTGGCCGCAGAGCTCGAGGAGATCCGCGCGGGCATCATCGACGGTTCGATCGACGCCACGTCGCCCGCTTCCCCGTAA
- a CDS encoding ABC transporter permease yields MSGQSPESSSLGPGGSDPVLTRTAAGESASQTPAGDTPPPRQNQVIREILRGNIVTTILAIVLAMLIGGILVALTDPEVQSAAGYFFARPQDTVIAVWQSFAGAYSSLFRGAIWNYEADTFVRAVKPITDTLNFATPLIAAGLGVGLAFRVGLFNIGARGQMLIGIAAAATVATTVQAPLLIHLPLTIAAGLLGGALWGGLVGFLKARTGAHEVILTIMLNFVAFYFVAWLLATPGLLQRPGGTQPISSPTPVTAQFPSLFPAPLSVNWGFIVAIAATAFVWWLVERSSLGFRMRAVGENPFAARAAGVNVERIIFYAMAFAGALAGLAGVNQISGTITSGFGSGIDAGIGFDAITVALLGRSKAWGVFAAGILFGALKAGSFTMQVAQDIPVDIVVVVQALIVLFIAAPPLIRTIFFLPQDDSELSAKRRARRAAKAGAA; encoded by the coding sequence GTGAGCGGCCAGAGCCCCGAGAGCAGCAGCCTCGGCCCCGGTGGGAGCGACCCGGTCCTCACCCGCACCGCCGCGGGTGAATCCGCCAGCCAGACACCCGCTGGCGACACGCCGCCGCCGCGCCAGAACCAGGTGATCCGGGAGATCCTGCGCGGCAACATCGTCACCACGATCCTCGCGATCGTGCTGGCGATGCTGATCGGCGGCATCCTCGTCGCCCTCACCGACCCCGAGGTGCAGTCCGCGGCCGGCTACTTCTTCGCGCGGCCGCAGGACACCGTCATCGCCGTGTGGCAGTCGTTCGCGGGCGCGTACTCGTCGCTCTTCCGCGGTGCGATCTGGAACTACGAGGCGGACACGTTCGTGCGCGCGGTCAAGCCGATCACCGACACCCTGAACTTCGCCACACCGCTCATCGCGGCCGGTCTCGGCGTGGGCCTGGCGTTCCGGGTCGGCCTGTTCAACATCGGTGCGCGCGGTCAGATGCTCATCGGCATCGCCGCCGCCGCGACCGTGGCGACCACGGTGCAGGCGCCGCTGCTGATCCACCTGCCGCTGACCATCGCTGCGGGTCTGCTCGGCGGCGCGCTGTGGGGCGGTCTCGTCGGATTCCTCAAAGCCCGCACCGGCGCGCACGAGGTGATCCTCACGATCATGCTGAACTTCGTGGCGTTCTACTTCGTCGCGTGGCTGCTGGCCACTCCCGGGCTGCTCCAGCGGCCCGGCGGCACGCAGCCGATCTCGTCGCCGACTCCGGTGACCGCGCAGTTCCCGTCACTGTTCCCGGCGCCGCTGTCGGTCAACTGGGGCTTCATCGTCGCCATCGCCGCAACGGCCTTCGTGTGGTGGCTGGTCGAACGGTCCAGTCTCGGGTTCCGGATGCGCGCGGTCGGCGAGAACCCGTTCGCCGCGCGTGCCGCCGGCGTGAACGTCGAGCGGATCATCTTCTACGCCATGGCCTTCGCCGGTGCCCTCGCCGGCCTCGCGGGCGTCAACCAGATCTCCGGAACGATCACGAGTGGCTTCGGCAGCGGCATCGACGCGGGCATCGGCTTCGACGCGATCACGGTCGCGCTCCTCGGCCGCAGCAAGGCCTGGGGCGTCTTCGCCGCGGGCATCCTGTTCGGTGCGCTGAAGGCCGGCAGCTTCACGATGCAGGTGGCGCAGGACATCCCCGTCGACATCGTGGTGGTCGTGCAGGCGCTCATCGTGCTGTTCATCGCGGCGCCGCCGCTGATCCGCACCATCTTCTTCCTGCCCCAGGACGACAGCGAGCTCTCCGCGAAGCGACGAGCCCGTCGCGCGGCGAAGGCGGGTGCGGCATGA
- a CDS encoding succinate dehydrogenase iron-sulfur subunit — MSTALVDPDAIADIEADDDTGVQAFLVTFIIRRFDPEVDAEPRWVDYDVELFSTDRVLDALHKIKWEVDGSLTFRRSCAHGICGSDAMRINGRNRLACKTLIKDLDISQPIYVEAIKGLPLEKDLVVDMEPFFASYREVQPFLISNSAPEPGKERVQSIKDRAIFDDTTKCILCAACTSSCPVFWTDGQYFGPAAIVNAHRFIFDSRDDAGDVRLDILNDKEGVWRCRTTFNCTEACPRGIEVTKAIAEVKQAVLRGGA; from the coding sequence ATGTCAACCGCACTGGTCGACCCCGACGCCATCGCCGACATCGAGGCGGACGACGACACCGGGGTGCAGGCGTTCCTCGTCACCTTCATCATCCGCCGGTTCGACCCCGAGGTCGACGCCGAGCCGCGCTGGGTCGACTACGACGTCGAGCTGTTCTCGACCGACCGTGTCCTGGATGCGCTGCACAAGATCAAGTGGGAGGTCGACGGTTCGCTGACCTTCCGCCGCTCGTGCGCCCACGGCATCTGCGGCTCCGACGCGATGCGCATCAACGGTCGCAACCGGCTGGCGTGCAAGACGCTCATCAAGGACCTCGACATCTCGCAGCCGATCTACGTCGAGGCGATCAAGGGCCTGCCGCTGGAGAAGGACCTCGTGGTCGACATGGAGCCCTTCTTCGCCTCGTACCGCGAGGTGCAGCCCTTCCTCATCTCGAACTCGGCCCCGGAGCCCGGCAAGGAGCGCGTGCAGTCCATCAAGGACCGCGCGATCTTCGACGACACCACCAAGTGCATCCTGTGCGCCGCGTGCACGTCGTCGTGCCCGGTGTTCTGGACCGACGGCCAGTACTTCGGGCCGGCCGCGATCGTCAACGCCCACCGATTCATCTTCGATTCGCGCGACGACGCGGGCGACGTGCGGCTGGACATCCTCAACGACAAGGAAGGCGTGTGGCGCTGCCGCACGACCTTCAACTGCACCGAGGCGTGCCCGCGCGGCATCGAGGTGACCAAGGCGATCGCCGAGGTCAAGCAGGCGGTCCTGCGCGGTGGCGCGTGA
- a CDS encoding YihY/virulence factor BrkB family protein translates to MRRSRHGHPETPGTGDPREMTVAEATHEEQTLRARWESTQEVLRERFEEPIGRATTLTRKTLAWFPVRVWRHFLQHNGFLLAAGVSYQALFAIFATIYVAFAVAGLWLGGSPEAIDAMIRAINSYIPDLISDDGEGLFTTAQVTEIATSSTGVLGITGIVALVTLIWTAIGFITFARRAVRDIFGIPPDRRSYFLLKARDLLASAIFGAALLVGSGLGFVGTWALGLLFDLLGWPTTSTIYNVLGQAAALLVSFLLFSAALASLVKFLTGTSLRWRQIIPGAVLGGAAITVLQIGAGWLLIYTPSNPLLATFAIFVGLLLWFRIIGVIILVASSWMAVAATDEDLPILQRTEEERLAAEHAALLTAAHVRLRSARAGAASAPWYRRIAARRAVADAEKELAEVERSAPPPPKRGSLFE, encoded by the coding sequence GTGAGACGCTCGCGGCACGGTCATCCGGAGACCCCCGGCACCGGGGATCCGCGTGAGATGACCGTCGCCGAGGCGACCCACGAGGAGCAGACGCTGCGGGCGCGGTGGGAATCCACGCAGGAGGTGCTGCGCGAGAGGTTCGAAGAGCCGATCGGGCGCGCGACCACCCTCACGCGCAAGACGCTCGCGTGGTTCCCCGTCCGGGTGTGGCGGCACTTCCTGCAGCACAACGGGTTCCTCCTCGCCGCGGGCGTGAGCTACCAGGCGCTGTTCGCGATCTTCGCCACCATCTACGTCGCCTTCGCGGTCGCGGGCCTGTGGCTCGGGGGCAGTCCCGAGGCGATCGACGCGATGATCCGCGCGATCAACAGCTACATCCCCGACCTCATCAGCGACGACGGCGAGGGCCTGTTCACCACGGCGCAGGTGACCGAGATCGCCACCAGCAGCACCGGCGTGCTCGGCATCACCGGCATCGTCGCACTGGTCACCCTGATCTGGACGGCGATCGGGTTCATCACGTTCGCCCGCCGCGCCGTGCGGGACATCTTCGGCATTCCCCCGGATCGCCGCAGCTATTTCCTGCTCAAGGCGAGGGATCTGCTGGCTTCGGCGATCTTCGGGGCCGCGCTCCTGGTGGGATCGGGCCTCGGGTTCGTGGGCACGTGGGCGCTCGGGCTGCTGTTCGACCTGCTCGGGTGGCCGACGACGTCGACGATCTACAACGTGCTCGGTCAGGCTGCGGCGCTGCTGGTGTCGTTCCTGCTGTTCTCGGCGGCACTCGCGTCGCTGGTGAAGTTCCTCACCGGCACCTCGCTGCGGTGGCGGCAGATCATCCCCGGCGCGGTGCTCGGGGGCGCCGCGATCACGGTGCTGCAGATCGGAGCCGGCTGGCTGCTGATCTACACGCCTTCCAACCCGCTGCTGGCGACGTTCGCGATCTTCGTCGGGCTGCTGCTGTGGTTCCGCATCATCGGGGTCATCATCCTCGTGGCGTCCTCGTGGATGGCGGTGGCCGCCACCGACGAGGACCTGCCGATTCTTCAGCGCACCGAGGAGGAACGACTCGCAGCGGAGCATGCGGCGCTCCTCACGGCGGCGCACGTACGCCTGCGCAGCGCGCGTGCGGGGGCCGCCTCGGCGCCCTGGTACCGGCGCATCGCCGCGCGCCGCGCGGTGGCCGATGCCGAGAAGGAGCTGGCCGAGGTCGAGCGCTCCGCTCCCCCGCCGCCGAAGCGCGGCTCCCTCTTCGAGTAA